Proteins co-encoded in one Listeria ivanovii subsp. ivanovii genomic window:
- a CDS encoding DNA topology modulation protein FlaR: MNQFNDLQSKLKNKQRILVIGPNGAGKSTFSSKLGKYLSMEVYHLDKIFWKKDWEHLSELEFKLKIAEILNSEQPYIIDGDYLSSLKDRLAYADLVIWIKIPVSICLINIMKRRFKYLFAKRPDMAEGCDEKLKLSFLMYAAKYNKRSGIPTKELLENDYKGETYIIESYRVYKEYCKALGIVAG; the protein is encoded by the coding sequence ATGAATCAATTCAACGATTTACAAAGCAAATTAAAAAACAAACAAAGAATTTTAGTAATTGGTCCTAATGGTGCTGGAAAGTCAACGTTTTCTTCCAAATTAGGAAAATACTTATCTATGGAAGTATATCACTTAGATAAAATATTTTGGAAAAAAGATTGGGAGCATTTGTCTGAATTAGAATTTAAACTTAAAATAGCAGAGATTTTGAATTCGGAGCAACCATACATAATAGATGGAGATTATCTATCCAGTTTAAAAGATAGATTGGCATATGCAGACTTAGTTATTTGGATAAAAATACCTGTTAGCATTTGTCTTATCAATATCATGAAAAGAAGATTTAAATACCTATTCGCAAAAAGACCAGATATGGCAGAAGGATGCGATGAAAAATTGAAATTATCATTTTTAATGTATGCTGCGAAGTATAATAAACGTTCGGGAATACCAACAAAGGAATTGCTGGAAAATGATTATAAAGGCGAAACCTACATAATTGAAAGTTATAGAGTTTATAAAGAATATTGCAAAGCCTTAGGAATTGTTGCTGGCTAG
- a CDS encoding alpha/beta fold hydrolase, whose amino-acid sequence MSILKLEGANLSYQKVGQGPVLIFIPGANGTGDIFLPLAAELQEHFTVVTVDRRAYGKSGVTEALPERASLAHDDYRVKRDAADIAALAKEVSDEPVYILGSSSGSIVAMHVLRDYPAVVKKIAFHEPPINTFLPDAKKWQDSNEEIVQTAINKNMAEAMQLFGKTLHIAPIDAVSMSKPAVSTEDAIEEDPVTKQMKYWFQYEIRQYTSSDISVADFEPYIEKITLLNGTDSKGSFPQDVNKYLSEQTGLEIVDIPGGHLGYIQKPAGFAEVLLEMWS is encoded by the coding sequence ATGAGTATTTTGAAATTAGAAGGTGCAAATTTATCCTACCAAAAAGTCGGACAAGGTCCAGTACTTATCTTTATTCCCGGTGCAAATGGTACAGGTGATATCTTTTTACCGCTCGCAGCAGAATTGCAAGAACATTTTACTGTAGTTACTGTGGATCGTCGTGCTTACGGGAAAAGTGGAGTAACCGAAGCATTACCCGAACGTGCAAGCCTAGCTCATGATGACTACCGAGTGAAAAGAGATGCAGCAGATATTGCGGCACTCGCAAAAGAAGTAAGCGACGAACCAGTCTATATTTTAGGTTCCAGCTCAGGGTCAATTGTTGCTATGCATGTGCTTAGAGATTATCCAGCAGTGGTTAAAAAAATTGCTTTTCACGAACCGCCAATCAATACCTTTTTACCAGATGCAAAAAAATGGCAAGATTCCAATGAAGAAATCGTCCAAACTGCCATAAATAAAAATATGGCTGAGGCAATGCAACTATTTGGAAAAACACTCCATATTGCACCAATTGATGCGGTAAGTATGTCCAAACCAGCAGTATCTACAGAAGATGCCATAGAAGAAGATCCAGTAACGAAACAAATGAAATACTGGTTCCAATACGAAATTCGCCAATATACAAGTTCTGATATTTCGGTAGCGGATTTCGAGCCATATATTGAAAAAATTACTTTACTAAACGGGACTGACTCCAAAGGTTCATTCCCGCAAGATGTAAACAAATATTTATCCGAGCAAACTGGACTTGAAATCGTAGACATTCCGGGTGGCCATTTAGGTTACATTCAAAAACCTGCTGGATTTGCTGAAGTACTTTTGGAAATGTGGAGCTAA
- a CDS encoding Crp/Fnr family transcriptional regulator, with amino-acid sequence MDIRTELQKSQLCEDFTDNQLTELMTQITVREKHYKNNEILFYTKEATKIFILVNGNVAIAKNTISGKRILGKSVSERGEITGEIYYFSHRNPFWDYAIALEPTTVLEISGIEKEKLQQLDLTLQNRLLVNLLKSVTRKFEYIGEKVRITSEDSVRAKISNYLLGLQQEDGSIELTETREEIADYLDITRPSLSRELGRMQKENIIQIEGNKVIILDVVIFDAFIE; translated from the coding sequence ATGGATATTCGAACAGAACTGCAAAAAAGCCAATTATGTGAAGATTTTACTGATAATCAATTGACCGAGTTAATGACCCAAATTACCGTAAGAGAAAAACATTATAAAAATAATGAAATCTTATTTTATACAAAAGAAGCAACGAAAATTTTTATTTTAGTGAATGGAAATGTGGCGATTGCGAAAAACACCATTAGTGGGAAACGAATTCTTGGGAAAAGTGTGTCAGAACGAGGAGAGATTACTGGTGAAATTTACTATTTTTCTCACCGTAATCCTTTTTGGGATTATGCGATTGCTTTAGAGCCAACCACCGTTCTCGAAATTAGTGGGATTGAAAAAGAAAAACTACAACAATTAGATTTAACCCTTCAAAACCGTCTATTAGTAAACTTATTAAAAAGCGTAACGAGAAAATTTGAATATATCGGTGAAAAAGTACGGATTACGTCAGAGGATTCTGTTCGAGCCAAAATTAGTAATTATTTATTAGGATTACAACAAGAAGATGGAAGTATTGAATTAACTGAAACTAGAGAAGAAATTGCCGATTATTTAGATATCACTAGGCCCTCACTTTCAAGAGAACTTGGTAGAATGCAAAAAGAAAACATCATTCAAATCGAAGGAAATAAAGTCATAATTTTAGATGTAGTTATTTTTGATGCTTTTATCGAATAA
- a CDS encoding nuclear transport factor 2 family protein produces MLLTRNLPYTEETMRAKADILELVQFERFCRDNALWDAMETCFMKDSSVKISWYQGTGHGFIEASKKMTNPAPHKIYNTQIWINGDRAVAIMQATIQTRSIINGVEMELNSDAKLVTRVERIDGSWYIKAFEGVYEKDSLTPVVPSENANVPAELLANFRKSYACLALSLTLNGYEIDNSLPGIDRPEQVAEFFKEADEWLIQ; encoded by the coding sequence ATGTTATTGACGAGAAATTTACCTTATACAGAAGAAACAATGCGTGCCAAAGCGGATATTTTAGAATTGGTTCAATTTGAGCGATTTTGCCGAGATAATGCACTTTGGGATGCGATGGAAACTTGTTTTATGAAAGATTCTAGCGTGAAAATATCTTGGTATCAAGGGACTGGTCATGGTTTTATCGAAGCTTCTAAAAAAATGACTAATCCAGCACCACACAAAATCTATAACACACAAATTTGGATTAATGGCGACCGCGCTGTTGCTATCATGCAAGCGACAATCCAAACACGTTCCATCATAAATGGCGTGGAAATGGAATTAAACTCAGATGCTAAGTTGGTTACCCGTGTCGAACGAATAGACGGATCTTGGTATATTAAAGCATTTGAAGGCGTTTATGAAAAAGACTCGCTAACCCCTGTAGTGCCAAGTGAAAATGCCAACGTTCCAGCCGAGCTTTTAGCCAATTTCAGAAAAAGTTATGCTTGTTTAGCACTTTCTTTAACATTAAATGGCTATGAAATCGACAATAGCTTACCAGGAATTGATCGCCCGGAACAAGTGGCCGAATTTTTCAAAGAAGCAGATGAATGGTTAATACAATAA